Below is a window of Malania oleifera isolate guangnan ecotype guangnan chromosome 1, ASM2987363v1, whole genome shotgun sequence DNA.
GCAGGAAACTACTAAGGGATAACAACTtcctttattattaaaatatttgttgaaggcaAAAATCATTTGGTTGGACCACCCACTTTCTAATTATGGTACAGAGGTTGTTTATTCCTGTCTAGTTGATGAGAAACCCTAGAAATGATAGAAAGAGCATGGGAAACCTTGCATTGCTCTTAAGCAAAACTGATAATaaatattcttttttcttttgttttttaattCAGTTCTTGACAAGTGCTAAAAGATTCCAAATTCCAGTTTCATATATTAAGATACATGGATTCCTTGATTACAGGAGTCGAGCAAGGGCATCCAGATAGAAGCATTTCATGTGTTCAAGGTTCGATCGTAGATACTTGATACCAGTTCTGTACTCTTCATAACgaaaatttttaatcttctcttATATTTCATTACTGGCAGCTCTTTGCTGCTAATCAAAATAAGCCCCCTGATATTGTCGGCATACTCATTGCTAACAGAAGCAAGCTTCTCCGTTTGTTTGGTGGCTTCAAGATTGATAAAGGCAATCCTTTTGTTTTTTGGAAGAAAAACTGAAATTTTACTaaaaactgttttttttttttctaaaggcTTGGAGATTTTGATTTGCCTATGATTTTCTTGCAGAGGATGAGCAGTTTGAAGCAGATAAAGCTCAAGTAGTAAAAGAAATTGCTGAATTGGAGCCTAGAGATCAGCGGTGAACAGTTTTGGATGGATCTATTGCCTCTTAATAGTTTTGAATATAATTTGCTGTTTGATCTGATATTATATGGTTTCTAATAATCAATTATATAATTATATGGTTTCTGATAATTTGGCATGCttatctggaaaaaaaaaaaaaaggataaataaataagtttatataaatttttaatggGATGAAGAGCTGTCTCATGCTCGAATGGTTGCAATGAAGAAATTCCTTGGGACTGGTAAAATTGTgggaacaaatttttatttttttagactaatattttttttaaaatatatatatgggtaAAAATATGaccatatatttatttttttaacatttaaatagagaacttgaaaaacaattattttttttttaaaaaaaaaattgattttcaaattttttatgctGGCAAAcagtgaatttttttaaaaaaatatttcataaagTTATTTGATTTTCTAAACATTTTTGGTCCCTTTACCAAGATATACGAAAACTATTACTAATATAAAAACCATTGATAACAAGAGGTTTGTTTGGCCATGGCCAAAATATAGTTAAGGCTAATGTTTTACATCAACTTGATCTTATCTTTACATGATGAATACtattattaatataaaaatcatttaTTATTAAAGGTTTGGCCAAATGCAGTTAATGCAAATGTTCTATTTGATCTTAAAATAGTAAATTCCCTTTTGAAAAAAGCCCACCAGATAAAGCGACAGCGAGTGCATACGCATTTTGAATACTAATTGGATACTAATTCTGTAATCTagcttcaaaaaatattttgatgcCAAAAATTATTAGTTAATAATTACTGGTGTTACTTCAATCCAAAGAGAATTAATACCCAATATTCAAACTGCtatttttttaatgcaaaaatttatgctcgtataattaaattattaaataacaTAGAAAATTATAGTCAGATTGACCATCATGATACTAGGCCGTTGTGAGGTTGTGCAGAATTGCTGTTGTGAAAGGAAGATAAATTGCAAATGACTAAATAACTGAAGATTGGCAAGTGGGATTATCCATAATATGAACTGGATAAGAAGAGGAAGTGCAGCTTAAGAGTACACAATCCTCGCCGTTGTGAAAAGAAGATGAATTGTAAATACGTATATAAGTCAAGATTGGCAAATGGGATTGTCAATAATAAGACTGGACACGAAGAGGAAGTGCAATTTAGCACTCACTTGATGCTCGCCGTTTGTGAGAGGAAGataaattgaaaataagaaaatttttcaAGATTGGCAAATGGGATTATCCGTATAAGAAGGGAAGTGGACAAGACGAGGAAGTGCAAGTTAGCACCGACACGATGCGACAATGGAAGGATTTTCATGTGGAGGGTGTTGGAGAAAAAATATTGGGATTTCTAATGGTTTTATCAAATGGGTTATGGCCAGTCTTAACCAGAATCACTTTCTGCAATCTTGAAAACATGTGCTTCATCCCCAACTTTCATATTGCACAGGGACCTGAGACGAGATGATCTTTTTATGTCCATATGTTTCCATACTTTCTTCAATTGTATGAAGTTGTCTTTAGCAATCATAGAAGTTGCTAATAGTGGCTTGGCCAATAGTATCTAGTTGGCTAGAATAGCTCTAGACAATATCTCATCTTTCTTTGTAGATTGACTGTTAACCTATTAATCAAGGTCAAGGAAAGGCTTGTTTTGAACACTTTCCAGATCTCAAATAACTATATTATTGCAAATTTGGCCAACTCCTCAATTTTGAGAAATATAGAAACTTATTTAGTAGAAACATAAAACTGCTCTCAAGGGAGTTCTTCCAACCTGCAACTGGTGGCAGGAAAATTGTAAGATTTGAGAAATACCCACTATATGGGGAAGTCCATAAAAGGTTTATTCAAAATAACATTTTCAACCAAGATACATATCAAATATAAGGATGAATGAATTACTTTACCTAGTTATATTAGATCACTAtcatatgaatccttaccgaatattaaACTAAAACAAatactcttttattattattattaaacaatTGGAAAATCGTATTAAACAAAAACAAGTActcttaaattattattattattattattatttgtcttgCAAACCAGCAAAAACGAAGAAATATAAAACTGAACAAGATCCTGAGCATCCAAAAGCATATATTCCGCCCACCTTAAccatgcatcactatatattttGATATCAAGAAAACCTGATGAATAAGACTACCAAACTTATGATATAAAAATAGCAAGACACAAAATCTTCACCTGAAAGAAACTTGGTAATTTGAACTTCTATTTTAAGAATTTCAGGAAAatgtcaaaaaaataaaataaaataaaatccttcCATGCAATATCACGAATATACTTTAAAATCACAAAAGTTGTTTTCGAGACTTAACTTGTGATCTAATTTGAGTGTGACATATCATCCTCATCTGGCCTGCACAGACCCTAGAATCTAatcttaataaaaaatatttaacactATGACATCAACTAGGAGAACCAGGGAGATGGGTTCTACAGACCCTAGAatcttaataaaaaatatttaccaCTATGACATCAACTATAGGTGAAAAGGGCAAGTCCAGGGAGATGGGTTCTACCATGATGcggaaaataaattaattaattaatcccaCTCATAATCCTTATACATAAATCATGCTGGTGGCCAAAAAAACACACAACTGTAAGTGCAAAATGAAGGGGTTACCTTATAAAAGCAAGAGCAAACATTTATCAATCTTACGAGACAATGTTGTCCGATATATTCTAATGAGGCATTGAACAGTAACACAAAAAACAAAGTTCAGATAAACAAACAAATTCATCTGGAAATCTTTTGAAAGTCCAATGCCTAAAATGagattgagattgagaaaaatgaaaatgatcttTAGGCAACAAAACTTTAGGCAGCACCTGCTCCCTTTCCCTTCTTCCTCTGGATCTTCTTCATGTAGAACTCCAACTCTTTCCCCTCCAAAATATATCTGCAAAACCATTTAACCATTGCATTTAGCCGAGATGCCCAAcataaatgaaaaatcaaaacaaatacaacaatattcagtAGCATAAATTGATGCTTGacaaattttccatgcaaaagaCACACCATTACCGTTGAGTATCAGAAAATGTAATAGCTAGTTTagtattggaaaataattttttttttctattttcaaaatataatgaaataaataatgtcaacacatttccatattttgaagacatctatattaattcaaaacaagattatattttggtcattttaaatctagaaatgaaaaatgaaaatttgtttttgacAACTAAACAAGTCCAAGCTATTTTCGCAAGCTAACCAcaaacaactaacaaaaatagAGCACCTCACCACATGAGAACAAATGACATCAGATGATGAGTGGAATGCTTCGTAAAAGTTCACTTTATACATCGAGGTTTTATTGGTTCACTGAATAGCTATTCCTACGAATAGGATAGAATACAAGAAGATATCTAGGAATAGAGATAATagtcatttcatatttattcatcattcttccgctcaacatggaatatggaaggtatatctatgatgaaattatagccattccttgtctactctttactatgattgataagaaattataaattttcacttgtgcattataatacgtttttaatacaaattatctagttcttctattacaactatctctattcctaggaatacGCGTTCTGCAAACCAAAGATAGTCCAAGGGATTTATAGTGTTCACTCAACAGCTGAAAGGCCACCAGGATCATGGCAATTTTTTATTACAACTAACACAAAACACCTAGAGAGAAAACCACATACCCGTCTGCACGGCCACACTGACCAGGCCGTGAAGAAATTGCAGCCAATAAGCGGCCACTGCCAAATTGCTCCTCAATATGTGGGTCAATCTTGCGACCTTGTTGACGCTTCTCCAGTTTTCTTTGAACATGGTTACTCTTCTTGGCCTCCTCAGCACCAGCAGCAGCAGTGGAATCACCTTCCTACCAAGCAATCAAAAGAAAGGATAAAAATGTTGTAAAGATGACAGTACAGAGCTACTATACATagataattattaaaatttattttctaggATGTAAGACCCAACTAACTGCGCTGTTCCTCATTCCACTCATTGCAAAATGCTTGCCAAAATTATTCTTCTTCCCTAACGTTAAGTGCATTTTATAAATGCAAATACAAGTGATAAAACAAAATGAATAATGAAAACATTTGACAATATATTCCAATCTCCCAAAACCTGAAATCACGTGGCAAGCAAATCCCTTGTGACCAAGACAACATCAGCACAAAAAATCAAGTCTAATCAATGCATACCATCAAAGGAACAAACCTTCATTcccccacaaaaaaatggagggGAAGAGGTGGGGTATGCTTTTAAGCCTCTATCAAATTATTGGGCATTTCACTCACAACTAATTTTGTGCACTACTCCTAAACTTGGGGTCTTCAATTTGTGGTTTAGAAAAAAATGGGAGTATGGGACCCTTAGCACATGCCATAAAAAGGTTAActgaaaagataaaaaaatgcTTACATTATTCCTAAATTAGAAAAAGATGGGCTTGCAGTAGAAAAAATAATGTAAGCATTCAAAATTTAAATGATTGAAAACAATACAAATAACTCACACAAAGTACGCTCTCAATATGTTACAACCAAAAAAGTGATCCAGACAAATATGGTGCAATGGATCTACCTAGTAGGGGAAAGTAGTTCATAACATGAGATTTAAACATCCAAACTAAACAGCAAAcagtttctttgatttccaattCTTGAATGCATAAAAGCCATCTCGTTACTAGTTCTAGCAAGAATATCATCTTggttattttttggaaaaaaaaaaaaacttatacaTCATGATTAATTGCATTAAAGGACAACCACAACTCACTAAGCAAGATCCACCagataaaatgataaatgaatagAAAGTCGCAACTGGAAGGGATTTAAGATTGAACAAGGGAAATAAACTACCTCAACTCACTAAGAAAGATCCAATAAATGAATAAACTACCTCTACTTCTTTCTTAGCAACTGCAGAGGCTTTCTTCTTGCGGCCAATGTCAACACCATAGTGCTGGAGATACCACTGCTTGAAGGGGGCTGCATCAACCTGAACAATAGCACTCTTCACCAAAGTCTGGGTGCGAACCAACTCATTGTTAGATGCATTGTAGACCACATCCAGAATTCTTGTTTTCCTGGTCACAGCCTCACTACCCCAAGAGTAGTTCCCTGTGTCGAGCCTCAGCGCACGCCATTTCACATTACCACCTCTAACCCTAATCCTCCTCACAGTTTTGTCATTAGATAGCTTTGTGTTTGCGGGTTGCCTCCCAAGCTCATACCTTCATAAAATCAAACTCCCATTACTCAGAAGCATAAACAGAATCAAAACTGTTCAGGTTATGAgattttgattttacaaaattagGTTTAGGAGATTTCAATTTTGAGTTTGCGCTCTTTCAAAAAATATACAATCACATTAATAAGAGACGTATGTGAAAGCTGTATACAATTGGAGTTATTTCCTTCAAAGAGAAACAAATTCAGTGTCCTTTAACTGAAAGATTTCATTTGTAGAAGGGCAACACTAAATTTAAAGCAGGAAGATTATGTTTCTTCTTAAAGCCAACTGGAGTAACATAATATAAGTATTATCCAATCTTCACCGTATTTTTTCGGGATAAATGAAGCATTAAAGAGTAAAGGCATCATCTTCCTAGCCACTATTCGATCAAAACAACCACATCTAGTTAGATCTACACTAATAGAATTAATGCAACTCATGCTTTTTTTCCTCATCAACATGCGGGTTGCAAACAAGGCAGACCCATTATTCATATACAAGAACGATCTAAACCATTTTGGGAATCTTAAAATCACGAAACATTTAGGGCTATatctctaaaattttaaaatgcataTCCATAAAAGTTTCAAAATTGCGACTATTAACGCCACTACAGTTTAAAGTCGAGATCATCCCGTTACTCACACAGataaattgaataaaaaaaattgggTGTAAACTTACTTTCGCTTCTTCCTCCAAGCCTTCTTCTTGCCGCCAGTGGCACGCCTCTTGTGCATCGAATCACGAGAAATACCTGTAAAACGAAACCAAAAAGTTTAATCAAGATTAGCATCGCGAAAATGATATTAGGATAGAActcagtaaaaataaataaataaataaataatgatgatttAGAGTGATTCTGAAAAATACCCATTGTTGCAGGTGAGGTTCCTGGACCTGCTCTGGTTCGGCGCAACTAGGGCTTGtgagagaaggaaaaaaaaggaaCGAGCTTGGTACTTAAAACCCTAAAGTTTTTAAAGTTACTAAGATGCCCTCAGGGCTTTTTGTAATATCGCCGGGAATTATATTATGTGGAATGAGCTGCCAAGTGCTAACACAGCTAAACGTCGTCGTCTTCTTGTGCTGCGGAGTTCAACGCTGTCGTTTTATTATTTTTGGGACCAACCATTTTCCTAGataagaaataatgaaatatcaAATGCCAcgaattttaaaaagaaaaaaaaaaagtaagaagaATAAAACATAGCAGCAAAACGAGgcatgaatttaaatttataaattttaaaacataacaaccatgcatgaatttaaatttgtgtaagcttgaataaaaattacaaaatataatataaatttttattaaatttcttttaaatttatataaattcaaattcatatctCGGAATATATGCTTCCAATTATTATCTTAGAATATGCCTtatacaatataaaatttataatacCATTCAATTATTTCAAATATGTTACTAATTACTTCAAATtataatcaaatatttttttaatatgtttaGAAATAGACCATTACTTAGACGTGGACAAAAAAGAAGGTTGAGAAGAACTTGTCATCACCTTTAAGATCTCTAAGATGAAAATGGGCTCTTGGGAGGCTTAGTGACCTCCGAGCCTTAACCTAGTGAAACGAATTGGGTCAAATAATTCATGACGGATTAGACATACTATTTGATAAGGAAATTACAATCTACATTCAACCCAATTAAATGACAAATTTACGGTAATTCAAATCAGATAATGCATTATTCATATCCCAAGTACATGTTTTTTTAACCATTCAATGAACTATTTATTTCGTGCATAGTAACCAAAgttatttctaaaattaaaatttggtaAGTTATTAAACATTTATTAACCAGccacaaaattttatatatatatatatatatatatatattcatatcatGAATTTAGGATTTTTGTTTTGATCATGAGAATTATGATATTTGGACTTGAATTTGAATAAAGGCTTGAAACAAATTCAGAGACACATGTAGTAGTGCAAGACTTGGGTTGCATTTGTGCTAATGCATGCCAAATAAGTATGAGCACATGGAATAATTTAGGGTAAAAGATATTCCCATCTCTCGAGGTTTGATAAAAAAGACAAAGGTTTGCCTTGAGGATTCAAAATATCATAGACTTCTCTTTAAGTTTCATAAATGTCACAAACCTTCCCTAAGATAACAAAAAGACATgtctcttttaaaaaaatatatatctttttataaaatataaggaAAGATTTTTGTACTTTTGACAAACCTCAAGAGAAATTCCTAAAATTCTAGAAACTTTACAGGAGGTCCttcgaatttttgaaatctcaagaaagctcattattaattttttttttttatcaaacttcAATGGAGTTCAGTGTCTTTTCCCTAATTATTTATAGTTTTGAGCTTTTGTTGTTAATGGATTAATAGATATTGTCATATACTAGAAATCTGCCAATTGACTTGTTTAggagcaaataaaaaaaattaaatcatatcTAACTTATTTaatgtgtggattgattatgaatCGATTTAAACGAGTTGGGTTTAATGTGcgtctaaatatatatatttaggccTGCTAACTTAGTTTGTTAGGATGCGTTTTATGGTCTATTAAtgcatatttattatattttgagTTACATTTG
It encodes the following:
- the LOC131162825 gene encoding small ribosomal subunit protein eS8, which produces MGISRDSMHKRRATGGKKKAWRKKRKYELGRQPANTKLSNDKTVRRIRVRGGNVKWRALRLDTGNYSWGSEAVTRKTRILDVVYNASNNELVRTQTLVKSAIVQVDAAPFKQWYLQHYGVDIGRKKKASAVAKKEVEEGDSTAAAGAEEAKKSNHVQRKLEKRQQGRKIDPHIEEQFGSGRLLAAISSRPGQCGRADGYILEGKELEFYMKKIQRKKGKGAGAA